The following are encoded in a window of Vicugna pacos chromosome 28, VicPac4, whole genome shotgun sequence genomic DNA:
- the IL1B gene encoding interleukin-1 beta, with protein sequence MAAVPEPASEMMAYYSDNDNDLLFEADGPKQRKCCVQPPDLGSLGDEGIQLQISHQLYNKSFRQVVSLIVAMEKLSKCTYSQYFQDDDLRNIFSLIFEEEPVTFETCADDFVCDAVVQSLYCKLQDKEQKSMVLASPYVLQALHLLAQDMSREVVFCMSFVQGDENNSKTPVVLGLKEKNLYLSCVMKGDKPTLQLEALDPKSYPRKNMEKRFVFYKTEIKDRVEFESALYPNWYISTSTAEQRPVFLGQSRGGQDITDFTMEIVSP encoded by the exons ATGGCAGCAGTACCTGAACCCGCCAGTGAAATGATGGCTTACTACAG TGACAATGACAATGACCTGTTATTTGAAGCTGATGGCCCCAAGCAGAGGAAG TGCTGCGTCCAACCCCCGGACCTCGGCTCTCTGGGAGATGAGGGGATCCAGCTGCAGATCTCCCACCAGCTCTACAACAAGAGCTTCAGGCAGGTGGTGTCGCTCATCGTGGCCATGGAGAAGCTGAGCAAGTGTACCTACTCACAGTACTTCCAAGATGATGACCTGAGGAACATCTTCTCGCTCATCTTTGAAGAAG AGCCTGTCACCTTTGAAACGTGCGCTGATGATTTCGTGTGTGACGCGGTCGTGCAGTCGCTGTACTGCAAACTCCAGGACAAAGAGCAGAAGTCCATGGTGCTGGCTAGCCCGTATGTGCTGCAGGCTCTCCACCTCCTCGCACAGGATATGAGCCGAGAAG TGGTGTTCTGCATGAGCTTTGTGCAAGGGGACGAAAACAACAGCAAGACACCTGTGGTCTTGGGCCTCAAGGAGAAGAATCTATACCTGTCTTGTGTGATGAAAGGGGATAAGCCCACCCTGCAGCTGGAG GCATTGGACCCCAaaagttatccaaggaagaacaTGGAAAAGCGATTTGTCTTCTACAAGACAGAAATCAAGGATAGGGTGGAATTTGAGTCTGCCCTGTATCCCAACTGGTACATCAGCACCTCTACAGCTGAACAAAGACCCGTCTTCCTAGGACAGTCCAGAGGAGGCCAGGATATAACTGACTTCACCATGGAAATCGTCTCTCCCTAA